The Gemmatimonadaceae bacterium sequence TCCATCGCTCGGCGAATGCGGCCACGTACGTCGATCTGCCGATTCTGGGGAGCTCGGCGGGTATACCCGGCGCGCAACACTGACGTGGAAGCACGCCGGAGCGTACCCGTCGCGGTGAGCCCGGGCGCGGCCATCGATGTGCGTCCCTTGCGTACGCAAGACGATTTCATCCGGTGTGTCGAGCTGCAGCACGATGTGTGGGGCGCGACGTTCACCGAGCGCGTGTCGGTGGGCATTCTCAAAGTGGTGCAGCGCATCGGCGGCATCGCGGCCGGTGCGTTCGAGGAAGATGGCCGTCTGGGCGGTTTCGTGTTCGGCCTCACCGGCGTCGAAGCAGGCCGGCTGGTGCACTGGTCCGACATGCTCGCCGTGCGCGAGCACCTGCGCGATCACGGCATCGGCCGCCGATTGAAGGAGTTCCAACGCGACACGGTGCGGGAGATCGGTGTGTCGCGCATCTACTGGACGTTCGACCCGCTGGTCTCGCGCAACGCGCATTTCAACCTGATCCGGCTTGGGGCGCACGTCGTCGAATACGTGCCCGACATGTACGGCGCCGAGACGCACAGCGTGCTGCATCGCGGCGTGGGTACGGACCGGTTCATCGTGGCCTGGGACGTCGATGCCGGTCCGCACGCCGGGGCGCCGGACGGGGACGGCCGCGGGGTGACGTTAGGCACGGATCATCCCGTGCTCAATCCGTTAGGCACAGACGGCTTGCCGGCCTACCGCGAAGTTGCCGGGCGTCCGCTCGCCGTGCTGATTGCGGTGCCCGACTCCATCGAAGAGGTGCAGGCCCAGTCCGTGGAGCATGCGGCCCGCTGGCGGTCGAGTACGCGCCGCGCCTTCCAGTGGGCGCTCGGAGCGGGCTACCGCGTGACCGCGTTCTACCGCGACGAGACGGCGCGGTGCGGCTACTACGTCTGTGAGCGGGAAGGAAGCGCTCGCTGACCGGCACCCGCGCATTCGCAGTTTGGTCGGTACCGCTGAGACGCATCAGTCGCGTGGCGCGGGGCTCGCTTCCGACTCGCGCCTGGCGGGCTTCCTCGCTCTATGACACCGATTGCACGGATGACCGCGCCGAGAACGGCACGGTGTCTCCAGAGCGGGGAAGCCAACCACCTCACATCTGTTGCGGCGCCCGCGCGCCTACCGCTGCGTCAGCGAATCGAGCGTGATGCGCGTTAGGCCGTGCGCGGCATCGTACCGGACGCTGTACGTCGTCGGATACGCGCCCGGCGCCTGAAACGATGCCGGTTGCTTGATCGGTTCGGTGATGTCCGGATGCGTCTGCAGGTACGCCGTCGTCACCATGGGCTCGATGAAGTCGAGCTGGCCGTGCGTGAAGCCGTAAATGAGCGTCTTGTCGAACGGCTGGCCGTGCCATTCGGCCGCGAGCGAGTCGTTCCAGTGCACCCCCATCATCGGTACGGCTTCCAACTCCGATACGTAATCCTGCGGAACGTACTGTGATGGGACGGTTGTCGTGTCGAGTCCGCCCTGCACGGCTTCCTGCGCCGCGACGGAGATCGTGTAGAAGTGGAAATCGAAGTGCGGCACGCCGTAAATCGTCGGCGGCGGATGGCCCTGCGGATTCCAGTTGAGCGTGGCATGGTCGAACGGCGCCGCGCTCACATTCGACGGCAGCGGCAGCTGGAACTCGGCCATCGTTGTAGGGAGACCGTTGAACGCGGCGTCGGTCATCGCGATGCCGACTGTTGTTGGCTCACGGCCGCGCATCATCACGAACGCGTGTGCGGTGCCGCTCCCGACGGTCACCGGGGGGCCATCGACTTCCTCGACGACCGGCGCCGTCGAGTCGCTGCTGCAGGCGAGTGCAAAGGCGCCGGCGGCCAACGCGCCGATGACGAGCAGTTGCGTTAGCACCCGTGGCGATGAGGCATGCGTACCAGGACGACGTCTGCTGCTTCTGTGTCCCACTGTTCGTTCCTCCAGTGAATTTGAAGTGATGGTTCAGAGATATCTGGCGAGCGCCATGGCCGAGACCGCGATGAGCAGGAGCACGGCCGAGATGGTGCTGCTCACGCCGAGCCGCTTCTGGATGCGGCGCGTCTCGGCGGCATGCTCGGGCGTCGACCGAACAGAAGGCGACGCGGCGGCGATGCCTAACTGCACCAGACGGTTGACGGCCGGACCAACGACGCCTCCACCGATGAGCGCGGCGGCGATGGCTGCGATCGCGCCGATGGCCAACGTCGACCCCATCGGCGATGTCATCCACGCGCGGTACGAGCCCGCGCCGATCATTGAGTACATCGCGATGCCGGACGCAATCGTGATCAGCGATGAGAGCATGAACGAGCGCGCCAGGCGTCTGCGTTGCACGAGCTCGTGCAGCACGCGTCCGCCGGCCGTGCCCGTGGCGCGTGCCGCAGGAAGGACGTAGGCGGCGAGCACCACCGCCGATCCCGCCCAACAGATGCCGGCCACGATGTGCACGAGCCGCAGCGTGAGCATGGCCGCTTGAAAGTTCACGACGCGGAACCGACGGGCGTCGACCGCGCAAGTCGATCTGCTTGCACGATCAGCTCGCGCGGGGCTTTCGCGTTTTCGTTCGCGCGGCCGAATCGGCCGCCGCCGTTTTCGTCGCGGTGTCAGGTGTGGCCGGAATCGCAAGCAACGTCGCTTGCTGTTCCAGGCCGGCCGCGGCGCCCGCTACACCAGGCACGGTGGACGCAGCCTTTGAATTCATGAGCGCCGCCCCGGCGCCGCCCATGACTACCGTGGCGGCCACTCGCTCGGCTGTCTTCTTGTCGATGCCGGTTGCTTTGCCGACTTTCGCCGCCGCATGGCCAAAGGCCTTGCCCCACTTTCCAAATCGGGAGTGATGCGAGCCGCTGGCTGTGGTCTTCGCCGACGTATCGGCGGTTGGCGACGCCGTCTGAGTAGTGTCGGACGGCGAAGTGGGTGTCGACGACTGTGCGAGCGCGGACTTGCTGATGGATGCGGCCGCGAATACTGCGAGCGTAACCGCTATGGATCTGAACATGCCCCTGCGTTGGCGCGACATTGCTGATTCCCCCGAGTGTGATTTGCCGCCGGCCACTGAATGCGACGGCAGACAGTTGCGTCCGGCGGCTCGAACGGGGGGAAGCCTAGGCGCGCCCTCTCATCGGAGGATCAGCGGATGATCAATTGTCGACCTCGACCAATAGAACCTCGGCTGTTGACATTCACGGGACGTTAGCCGCGTACGCGCGCCAGGTCCCGGAATGGCGCGTAGCTCCACAGGGGTTGGAATGCGATATGGCGATGAAGCTGGTAGATCCAGATCGTCCGGTCCTGCATTGCCTCCTTGAGAAAGCCGACCGCGGCAGCCCGATCGCCCATGGCGGCAGAAAGCCGCGCCCGGGCGAGAGCAACGGCGCCGCGAGCACTCACATTCGTTCGACTCACCGTATCGGCGATGTTCGCGAGGCGCTCGAGCTCCGCTCGCGCCGCTGCCGAGTCATTGGCCTCCGCCTCGGCCATGCCGAGGGTGGCGAGAAACATGGGCTCGTTTGGCGTTTGCCTCACGAGCGCGCGTGCCAGTCGCTCGGCCTCGGGTGCGCGGTCGAGCCGAACCAGGATACGTGCATGAAGATCCTGCATGTCGGGCGGCGACGCGGCATCGGATGGTCGCGCTGCGTACCATTGTATTGCGCGCTCCCACATCTCAGCCGCCGCGCCGGGGTGGCCGTGCACCATGAGCTCGCACGCGGCCAAGTGGAGCGCCTCGTCGTACCGCCAACCGATCTGTCCTGGTGCAGCACCGGCACTATCCATTTCGGCTTTGACCGCATCCACCTGACCTAGCCCTGCTAACGGTGGAACAAGGGCCGCAAAGCCGATCACTTGATCGGGGAAGGCGCGACGCGCTGCGTGCCCCAGTCGCAGCGCCTCGGCATTGTCGCCCGACAGGTGCGCGGAGATCGACGCTTCCATCCAGTATTCGGACCAGCCTTTCACCCAACCCTTGGTCGGGTCGACGCGCAAGAACCACTTGAGGGCCTGAGCCGGCCGGCCAACGAACAAGGCGGATTGTCCGGCGATCGCGAACGACTCGGACGTGGGGCTGACTCGCGCCAGCTCGCTGGCCAACTCGTAGGCCCGGTCCGATTGGCCGCGGATTTCGGCGAACTGAAAGTCGAGACGATAGCGGTCGGCCGGAACCAGTTTGTCCCGCTGCGCTTCGACGGTATCCAGATCGGCTTCGGCATCGGCCGTCCGACCGAGGGTATGCTCAGCGTCGGCGGCGAAGAGCAGCGGCTGCAGGAACGTCGTGTCGAGAGAGCGCGCGCGTCGATAATGGAGCAGTGACGTCGGCGCGTCCATTTGGACCTGGGCATCGAGACCGTCGACGAATTCGCGGTAGGCGGCGTAGGACGGCGGCGCGCCCGCGTGCGTGGCCCATTCGCTGAGCCGCGGGTTTTCGATGGTGGCGAGCGCGCCCATGATGCGGCCGGCCAGCTGCCTGACGCCGGCCATCGGATCCTTGACCGATGCGAGCACCGGTGGGACTTCGCGCAGGAGTGCGCCGTCGCGGACGTCGGAGATCTGCGGGTGGAACTCGAGTGTATCGCCGCGGCGGTAGTAGTTGCCCCAGACGACGATGCCGGCGCCGACGGTGCGCGCGAGCGCGCGCGTTTCGGGCGACATCCCGAAGGACGACGTGCCCGCGCCTAACGCAGCCGTGGTGGCGATGGCGGCGCGCGAATCGACGACGTCGACGAGTCCCGTGCGCGCGAGCTCGGTGGACACCCAGTCGGCGGCCATCTCGCCCAACGGGTCGAGCGCCGTGTCGGCGGTGCGGTTGTCGAAGACGGCGACGACCACGCGGTGTTCGCTCGACGACGGCGCGTCCGCGCGGCGGCCGCGCGCGAGCAGCAGGCCGCCCGCCGCGGCGATGCCTAACGCAACGGCGGCCGTGACGGTCCACGCACGTGCGCGCGATGTCCGGCGGCGCGGCTCGGCGCCCGCCGAGCTGGGAGGTTCGACGGCAGCGGTTGGGCCGTCCGCTCGCGGCCGCTCATCGTTGGGCGCGGCCGGCATCGGCGGCGGACTGGCCGGTGCGATCCCGAAGGGCTGCGACCTCAGCCGTTGGGCCAGCGCGGCAACCGCCGCATCCGGCTCGAGGTCGAGCTCCGTGCGCCGAATCTGCTGGTACAGGTCCGCCTGCTTGATGGCCGCCGCCGTTTCGCCGGCGGCGGCAAGCGACTGGACCAACGCGAGGGCAACGCGCGAGTCCAGCGGGTCGATCGCTGCTGCACGTCGCCACCAGTCGGCTGCGCGATGATGGTCGCCGGCCTCGCCGGCACGTGTTGCACAGGCCTCGATGGCGCGCTTGGCGAGACGCTGCAGCCGGGCGCGCTCGCCGTCCATCCAGCGCTCGAATTCGCCGGCGTTGGGCAGGTGGAAGCCGTCGAGGAACGCGCCCATGTAGAGCTGCGCCGCCTGCTCGTGCTCGCCGGCCGCAATCGCGCGCTCGAAATCGAGTACATCTGCGCTCACGACGGCTTCATCCAGGCGAAGTCCTGCGCCCCCTTCGACGGGATCGGCGTCGCAGGCGCGCTTGAGTGCGTAGACGGTTTGCGCGAGGGAGTGGCGGGCGCGGTCTTCGTCGGCATTCGGCCAGAGAAGGCCGACGGCTTTTTCGCGGGTGGTGCCTCGCGTGCCGGCGGCGGCGACGAAGGCGAGCAAGGCGAGGGGGCGTCGCTGCAGATCGAGCGGGGCGCCGTCAGCGCGCTCGAGCGCGCACGTACCGAACGTGCGAAGGTAAAGCACAGGGTTGGGGGCTGCTGAGGTAGAAATCGTAAGGCGGCGGCACGGTGCCAGGCAAGGGAAGGATGCGCGAGCGCCCCGGATGCCGAGTTGAAAGCGCTCTCCGGCCACGGGCGGTGAATCCGGTGTGCGACTCCATGCCCGGGAGCCCTGGCTCGAAGACCGCCCGCGTCGCGCCCCGGGCGCCACCGGTTCGACGGCTAGCGGCTAGCGCGGCGTGTAGTCCAACGCCGGACACCGGGTGCGCAGTTCGCCTGACATTCGCCTAACGACGACGATCGTATTCTCCGGACGCCATGATGGCGCGCGGCGTTTGCCGGACATCGTGCCCGGCTTTGCCTGATGGCCGAGCGACGCGGTCGCCGTGATGTTGTTCGCAGCGGCGGAAAGGCTCCGTCCCTCGGTTCGCCAGTATCACGGAGGATTCATGTGGCACATGCCTCGTTACGGACTGCTGGTGCTCGCCATCGCCTGCGTCGCGCCCATCGCGGCCGCGCAGGCCGCGCCTCAGGGCCACCTCATCACGGTGCACCTGGTCGATCGGCCTAACGGACAGTTCGCGTTCGATCCCGGCACCATCAACGCCCAACGCGGCGATACGGTGCGGTTCGTCCAGCAGAGCTCGGCGCCGCACAACGTCTCGTTTCGCACCCATCCGAAAGACGCCAAGCTTGGAGACGCTGCCGTCGGACCGTACCTCCTCAACAACGGTCAGACCTACGATCTGGTGATCGACGCACGCTTTCCGGATGGCACGTACACGTTCGCGTGCGATCCGCACGAGTCGGTGGGAATGAAGGGAACGCTCGTCATCGGGGCCCACAAGTAGCGCATCACTACCTCCTCGCGCCCCGCGCGAGGCTTCCACAGGAGAGATTCCATGCTTGCGTCCCCGGGCTCATGTCGCGCGCGGTTCGCAGCGGCCGGATTGCTTGGCGCTGCTCTCATCGCGCTGACGACTCGACCGGCGATTGCCGATCCGGTCACGCGCAGCACACCGGATACCACGGATCCATTCGGCTACCTTCGCGCCGATCGCGTGACGCTGCCGGCGGGGGCGTATCGCGCTGCCTTCGCGCACCGCATTCCGAGCTTCTCTCGCCAGACCAAGCTCCCCTGCAGTGCATGTCACTACGGGTTTCCCGAGCTCACACCGTTTGGGCGGCTATTCAAACTCAACGGTTACACGCTCACGGCGCTGCCGACGATTGTCGGTGGTGATTCGGCGCGCCAAACGCTCGAGCTGTCGCCGATTCCACCGGCCTCGGCGATGGTGATCACGTCGCTCACGCATCTCAAGACTGCACTGCCGGACGCGCAGAACGACGCCACGGCGTTTCCGGAGCAACTGAGCCTGTTTCTCGGCGGACAGGTCACGCCGAAGATCGGCGCGTTCACGCAGCTCACGTATGCGGCCGATGCCGGATCGATCGGCATCGACAACACGGAATTTCGATTCGCCGATCACGGTACGTTAGGCGGCAAGCAGGTGATCTACGGCGTCACGCTCAACAACAACCCCAGCATGCAGGACCTGTGGAACACGACGCCTGCGTGGGGATTCCCATTCGTCGCCTCGAGCATCGCACCGTCGCCTGCCGCCGGGTCCCAGATCGAAGGAGCGCTCGCCCAACAAGTGGTTGGACTCGGCGCATACGCCATGTGGAATCAGACCGTGTACGCCGAAATCACGACGTATCGAACCGCGCAACAAGGCGTCGCGCCTCCGCCCGGGCCGACGACATCCAACGCGAATCGCGGCGTGATTCCGTATTGGCGGCTCGCCGTGCAGCGCACGTTCGGGCCGAACTACCTGATGGTCGGCACGTACGGGATGGCGGCCACGCTGTACCCGACCGGCGTCAACCAGTTCACCAACCGCTTCACCGATCTCGGGCTCGACGCCCAGTACGAGCGCACGTTAGGCACCGGCGTGCTCATCGCGCGGACGACGTATCTGCACGAGCGCCAGTCGCTCGCCGGATTGATCGAGACAGCCGGCGATGCCCCCCTGCCCAATCCGACCGATGCGTTGAACGAGTTCCGGCTCAATGCCTCGTTCCTGCCGACGCCGCGGTTCACGTTCACCGCGGGCTATTTCACGACGACGGGGAGCCGCGACACCGCGCTCTTTGCGCCGGGCGCCGTCACCGGCAGCGTCACCGGGTCGCCGAGCAGCAGCGGCGGAATCGGAGAAGTCGACTTCAATGCGTGGTTGAACACGCGGCTCGGTGCGCAGTACATCCTGTACAGCAAGTTCAACGGGGCGTCGCGCGCATACGATGGCGCCGGTCGTGACGCATCGGGCAACAATACGCTCTATCTCTTCCTCTGGGTCGCGTTCTGATCCCGCGGTAGCGGGTACTCCAACACACCGGGTGGGATTTCATGTCTGCGATTTTGCTGGCAACGCACGGTGGCGAGAGCGCGGATGGCGCGACTCGTGTCGCATCGCTTCTGGCTCGGCGTCT is a genomic window containing:
- a CDS encoding bacterial transcriptional activator domain-containing protein is translated as MGAFLDGFHLPNAGEFERWMDGERARLQRLAKRAIEACATRAGEAGDHHRAADWWRRAAAIDPLDSRVALALVQSLAAAGETAAAIKQADLYQQIRRTELDLEPDAAVAALAQRLRSQPFGIAPASPPPMPAAPNDERPRADGPTAAVEPPSSAGAEPRRRTSRARAWTVTAAVALGIAAAGGLLLARGRRADAPSSSEHRVVVAVFDNRTADTALDPLGEMAADWVSTELARTGLVDVVDSRAAIATTAALGAGTSSFGMSPETRALARTVGAGIVVWGNYYRRGDTLEFHPQISDVRDGALLREVPPVLASVKDPMAGVRQLAGRIMGALATIENPRLSEWATHAGAPPSYAAYREFVDGLDAQVQMDAPTSLLHYRRARSLDTTFLQPLLFAADAEHTLGRTADAEADLDTVEAQRDKLVPADRYRLDFQFAEIRGQSDRAYELASELARVSPTSESFAIAGQSALFVGRPAQALKWFLRVDPTKGWVKGWSEYWMEASISAHLSGDNAEALRLGHAARRAFPDQVIGFAALVPPLAGLGQVDAVKAEMDSAGAAPGQIGWRYDEALHLAACELMVHGHPGAAAEMWERAIQWYAARPSDAASPPDMQDLHARILVRLDRAPEAERLARALVRQTPNEPMFLATLGMAEAEANDSAAARAELERLANIADTVSRTNVSARGAVALARARLSAAMGDRAAAVGFLKEAMQDRTIWIYQLHRHIAFQPLWSYAPFRDLARVRG
- a CDS encoding plastocyanin/azurin family copper-binding protein; the encoded protein is MPRYGLLVLAIACVAPIAAAQAAPQGHLITVHLVDRPNGQFAFDPGTINAQRGDTVRFVQQSSAPHNVSFRTHPKDAKLGDAAVGPYLLNNGQTYDLVIDARFPDGTYTFACDPHESVGMKGTLVIGAHK
- a CDS encoding DUF5602 domain-containing protein, translated to MLTQLLVIGALAAGAFALACSSDSTAPVVEEVDGPPVTVGSGTAHAFVMMRGREPTTVGIAMTDAAFNGLPTTMAEFQLPLPSNVSAAPFDHATLNWNPQGHPPPTIYGVPHFDFHFYTISVAAQEAVQGGLDTTTVPSQYVPQDYVSELEAVPMMGVHWNDSLAAEWHGQPFDKTLIYGFTHGQLDFIEPMVTTAYLQTHPDITEPIKQPASFQAPGAYPTTYSVRYDAAHGLTRITLDSLTQR